The Betta splendens chromosome 2, fBetSpl5.4, whole genome shotgun sequence nucleotide sequence GAACATAGGGAAAAAAAGACCTACATCATCGTACTGGAAGGTGACGGCGCCCTGCTGCATGGTGTCTCTTCGCCTGAAGTTCTCTGTAACAGAAAGAGTAAACAGTCAGAGCACCGGGGGACAAAGTTAGAACTGATCAGGCTGCAGCGGCAGCGCTTGGTACCTGTGAGGGTTCTCAGTTTTACACAGCAGGCCACGTAGTCGTCGAAGTAGATTCTCCCTCCTTTGTTGTAGCGCTTGATGATGGCGTTCAGAGACTGAGGACTGACGCGGTAGCctaagggagaggaggagagcagctcaGTTTAATCCCTAAGACCTTCAAATGAAACAGGAAAATCTAATTCCATTAGCAAATTGATGTGGACAGATGAAGCAGCAAGATGGCACCAGTCCCGGAAGTGGCATCTTAGAGCATCTTTACCACTAATGGTGAAAGGCAGCCAAGAGATCAGACATTTGCATTTGTAATTATGCTCAGTGTAAGCATGAGGTTAAAATAGTGATTTAAtctattcaaaataaaacacaagacgTGCACAAGAAAAGGGCTGTAGCTCATTGAGTACAGCTGACAACTATCCAGGAGAAACATAGCACAATTATAAAAAACCTCAGTTCTGTCAAATATATGCAAATGTTTGTACCATGCGCTTATTAAATCCCAGGTCTTAGTCTAACCCTGAACTACTTACACTGACTTTCATGCTTTGAAGCATTATGTCCCTCTGTAACAAAAGCACCagagaaacatacagtaagggCCGTGGACTGATGCCCACAGTGCAGATCAAAGAGAGAGGTTTGATAGGAGACAGATGACACGGATTGATCGTAATGAAGAGCTGTGAGACTCACCCATGGTGTTCAAAGCCTGGTTCATCTCGTGAGGTTCAACAGTCCCGCTCCTGTCCTGGTCAAACATCATGAAGTTCTGCTTCCAGCCGTTCAGAGCCGTGAACAGCTCCTTGAACTCACTGAAGCCCATCTTGCCAGTGAAGTCCCTCTAGAGACGGTCTGGTTAAGCTTTGATAACAGCTGGTCACAGTGTGTATGAGTAGAAAACATTGTGAACAGACTTGTGCCTGTCGGGTTTTTCTTTCAGTCACAACTGAGTTACAACTGAGATACACAAAGGATACGTCAAGCATTGCAATCATGATCCTGCACGTGTCCAGGCTGAaggctgtcaaaataaaacaagttaaTAATCAGACAACAATCTGCATCTAAGTAAACTAAACTGAAATGAACCTGGAGCGCTTTAATTCTAACAACACCAACATGATGTTCGTGTCACTTTTTGTCATAAATCCTTTAAAGCTACAGCTCAttaatgaacagaaacaaaggagCTACGCAGCCTGCTGAAACACGAGGAACCATGTTGACAAGACCACTTATTCCAGCTTGTTGATGAGAAGAAAAAACACTTATAAAACTATCACCTATTGCTGTAATGAGTCATTAAATCCTACTGAgtgaagcaggaacaaagaATAAAAGCATTATGGCAGTAATGAAACTAATTACAGCACCATTAACAACCTGCCAACGTTGTCTGGTGTCAGATAAAATCTGCTTTTAGGCAGATGTAAATGTACCAGAGTCACCGTCTCACAGCTGATTAAAAGACCACTCCACTGAATTATTTACTTTCTGTATTAAACCATTAGTGTATGTGAAAAAGGTGACGTTAGCGTGTCTATATCTAAAATATAGGGGAGATTGAAGAGGAGGGACAGAGGCATTGTGCACTGTATTGAACAGCCGCTGCTGTTCAATACAGTGGTTCTGTCAGTGTTATAGAAAAGGACACATTCAAACAAACTACTACTATTGATTCGTAACATCAGAAATAAAGAGGAAACATGTAATTAATTAAGCTGTGAGTAAAGCCGCTGCCTGAAAAGTTACGAAATCTAACGCAGCTAAAATGTTTTGTGCAATACAAAATGTTGTAACGCTAAACCGTTAAACAGATTCATACCTGACTTGAACCAGTCTGCAGTGATAAAAACCTGACTGACAGCGTGGCCAGCGTCTGAGCTGGCAGTGAACTTACGCGCATAGCTGCCAGTGAAGCCAGACTGAGTCAGACACCTCTGGAGCTCCTCAGCATCCACCTCCCCGTCCTGCACAGTCACACGGGTCATGGGTCAGTATCTAAGGAGCCCATAGCTCTGTGCTCACTATTAcactgctaaactaaaacaaGCAATAGAAATATGTATGGTTTTATGTCAACATTTTGCTGTTTATGCATCTGTTAAATCACTGACTATAACTCTGTATGTAGTGTATTGAAACACACATTAGCTTGTGCTAACCTACGTAGGATAATGAGTTATGGTTATAGTCAGACAACCCCCTCTCACCTGGCCTGCTATGGCTGTGAAGCTGGCCCACATTGGATCGTTGGCAGCAGGGGGTGGAGCACCGTAGGAGCCTGGGAAGCCTCCTCCATATGAGCCATAACCTGCTTGGGGGGGTGCACCCCCCATGGGTCCACCCATGGGTCCTCCTGGCATCCCATGGGGTGGCATCCCCTGACCCGGCATCCCTTGACCCGGCATCCCTTGACCCGGCATCCCCTGACCCGGCATGCCAGGCATCTGACCCCCATACTAaagcacacaacacaaagcagagctgCAATTAATAGAAGACAAGGTTGTTTAGgaaattttatttttgtcatcaGTTTTTCCATCAACAGCGGAAACACACACGCCATGTTTAGACAAGTCAGATGTTAACAGACAGGTTTAAACCTGCTTCACATAGTCCCATCACCTAGTGCTGCATGTCCAATCCTTTTTTTTGAGTCAATATCACAATTTATctgaaaatgtaaacacaataaCCACAACCTGCATTTTTTGTATTGCTACAGATTCCCAAACATCTTTAGGAGGAAGTGATGACTGAGGGCTGAGTTTATAGGAAGAAATGAACTATTTTCACTCTTTACTTCCCTTTGACCCTCAGGGTAAAAGTACATACCACAGCAGCTCGAGTGACTGGGTCTTATCTGTTAACTATTGGTATCTCATAAAAAGGGTTTACATTGTTACACATGGAACCAATGGCAATATTCATCTGAACATCTTGACAACATCCTAACgcaataaaaatatgaatgatGCGTAATATAATCTTCCTCAAGTTGCTTCATACTGCCTTTATGCTGTGACTGACCAGGCACCGACACCTCGTTATTAGTTAACCGTTTTCAACGTCACGCTTACTTATTTAAAAGTTAATGGAACACGTTTGAGACACACAACTTGTTAAGGTCCTTCGTACTCATGATATAACTGTACGCGGTGACGTAATGCAGCACTGCCCTCTGGCGCGCCACGCCCACCAGAGGAATGTAATTTACTGTCTAAACTATTAAGCCCtgtttgtacatgtacagtaggaaaaacaaacacgtttATGTTTCCACGACGTACGTGTGTTTGTGATACACACAACGGAATATAAAATGATCACCTATGGTTAAATAGTAAATACTAAGAAGTCGCTGGGCAGTGGTCTGTCCTGTTGGTCAAACCAAGGTACACACAGTTGGAAGGCGAAAGCTTGATTTGACGTTCCGGAAGACGTGCTCTTACGTTCAAGACCTTTTATAATGAACTTTATGGTTACCAACATGACCAGTCTGGCGTGCACGCTGGCACATGACATGAGCTAGAAACGCAAAGCTTGATAACGTCCAGAGAAAGCGTAAAAACACGTCTCTGCGCGTCTCCGGACTTCCACGGAAACGGTTAGCGCGATGCTAGCGCTTAGCTTCGTGCGCGCGGCTCGTTCCGCGCCGTAGCGTGGCAGTTTAGACGGGACGTACTCACCCCGCCGTATCCAGGATAAGCCATCAGCTCAGAGAAAGCAACCGCGCGCAGGAAATCTTCCGATCGACGCCGAGAATCACACGCACTGTGTCTCCGTCCCGTAACTTCCCGAGAGGTACTAACGAATTGCGTCACCAAACAGCCGGAAGTGCTACGACTGACAGCGGAGGTAACCAATCATTGGGGTAGAGGAGGGAATGGCCCGCCTACATCACAGTCGCACTAAAAAGTACattaaataagaataagaataagaaaacctttaatagtcccgcagtggggaaattacctctcacaacagcagtacagatgagcaagaatacaggtacagaacagtttgtgttggcacagtacaaagcagtacagtacagttagagtgagtatgaggtcattgcagggttattgcacagtaatgggtataagatttgtaccggtaacaatgtACATGATTGTTCGaggatttacacaaatattgtgcagagcaggttgctatgtaaaccactgatgcagtgggtgagtgactgtggtgggacgtggtcaacagttctgattgtacagtctgacagcagcaggtagaagggatctacgatatctctccttcacacagcgagggtggatcagtctgctactgaagctgctctccagagcagacagtgagtcctccagtgggtgagagacctggtccatgatggatgtcatgtcatgtccatGATGATAAAAGCGAAGGAATTATGAAATATGGCAATAAAGTTATTCCGCTCAAAATGTTAATAtaggtttaaaaaataaacgTTTACCACCTCCACTTAGCGGGACCCTGTAAAAGTAATGAAGTTGTGTATCACCAATAGATGGTGCTATTGAGGCTTCGCTGGTGCCGCTTCGCATATTTATTTGACGTAAAGGTCAAGGGTCGCATTTCCAGCCGCACCTTTCGGTGCATGCCCACGCTCTTATCGCTCATCTGCTGTGTGAACCATGAAGCAGACTGGCACTAGTGTGAACTGCAGGCCATGTTAAAAGGTGAGAATGTGGATCCCTGAAGGCATCAGAGGAGTTGAGCTGCACAGAGACTTTGGTAAAAGTCAGAAATCcacaaggcagcagcagcgcgagcAGGTGTGGATGAAGCCACAGCTTCCTGTTCTCAACAGCTCTTACTTTGCAGAACATCTGCGGTAGGAAATTTGCATTACTTCCTAAATGCATTCATACACTGTTTCTAGTCCAAATTGTCAAGTTCTTTAACCAACTAATTGTTAACAAGTGATCATTGCCTTATAGTTTCTTTATTTATCGGTTCCTTTTTCATCCTCCAAAGTTATGTTTTAATGATGAAATATTAGAACTTTACCAGTACTGCAAGCGGAGTTGTGTTGTTCTgaggtcagctgctgctgaactgcttTAACCATGTTAACAGAAGCTTCACAAAATCACTAAAAAGCTCTAAAATTGAGCTGTACTCACCCTCAAGCCAAGAACGCCATTATCATCCTAACACACTTCATTTACTGGACTTaaagcccaggctgtgtgtttaCACCCAAGATAAACAGCAGAGCGTCCCCTCTGGACGGAGCTCAGAAGAAGTGGACACAGTCCGTACGAATCAACAGCAAAAGCCATAAATACAACAAACCAGCTCAAAACCAGCAAAGTACAGCAAGTTGCACGAGATAGATACACATTAGTTTCATCCAAATTAATTAAAAGGGGAGTTTGTTGCCCAGTAACCACCCAGACAATAAACACAGCATCTGTAATAAGATCTGTTTCATGTAGTCAGAATGTGAAGTCTGAAGCTACAGCGCTCTTTCAAACATCTTTCAAACATCACTGAGCAACAAAGCGTGGCCACACACAGTCTGTGCCATCAAAGGCTGGTGCTGAACTCTTTGTGCAGGTAAAGGGCGATGTATGGAAAACCCAGACTGTCCAATCTGAGATGAATCAgggaacaggctgcagctcctccggcCTGATATTCACTGAAGCCACACGTGTCCTTATTCACCTCTCTCACAGTACACTGATGTCAATGCAGCCAAATGGGTaataacatatttataatttacaAGAATTCACAAAACTTTGATATGGCAGCTTCACGTTGGTGCTGTCACGTATTAAAATCAGACAACTGTTCGTTGATATTCCTGATATTCGTGTGTTATAAAGCATCTTAGGTTTATCACAcgtaaataacccaatacaacAGTGAGTTTCTCAGTTATGTGACCTTTAAGCGCCATCATTTTAATACTTGTGATGCTGCTTTCTCTTCCCTCTTTGTCTCCTCACACTGAGGCTCTAGTACCTGTCCAATAACACATTCGGAGTGACACCTCTGTTTTCAGTGCTAAATGGAGGCATCAATGAAGTAACACTCTTCAAACAAGGCGAGCTGCATTAGGGAAGACATCCACAGACTATTTGTTTGCTGAGGATGTCCGGTGTGAGACGAACAAGTGCACAATATGATGTCTAATCCTCGTAAAGGCACAGCTTCATATTTGTTAAGCTTTTAACGGGCTTTTAGCATTTACTGCCACTCGTCAGCACTTAGAGGGAAACTTCCACAGTCTGAGACGTGTTCGCATGAAATACTCTGATATAAATAACGCTGTAGGACATTAACGATATGCAGAATATGTATGAAATTATATTTATGTCAATTTAAAGGCTTTATCACACCAGTACCGGGACAGGTCCAGTCAGCTGAGGCAGTGGGTGGCAGTGGGTGGCAGTGGGTGAGCGAAGGGCCCAGAGTCCAAACCTGCTTATTAATGTCAACATGATGGAAGGCAGCACATACCTGCAGCCATAGGAGCAGCTACAGTTACAGCACGCTGACCTCTCTATTTACATTAGCTCACACGAGCCGGTCCAGGTTTCACTTCACTGTGAGTGCGATCATGTCTGCTTCCACCTTCACAGGTGCGGTGCGACAGAATTAGACGCCCACTCTAACAGCCTGAGGGGCCCCGCTGTAAATCACAGCACCGTCTCACACGAAGGCGTCTCCTCGGAGCAATTGCCCGTTGATATTAAGTGTCTGATCGGGGCGAAGGAACGACCTGCGGGACGGCGGCCAGACTGCGACGCGTGATGAGTTACGGGCTCAACGTGTTTTTATGTCATGTTATTCCCCGAGCAAACAGTGTAAGTGCCTATTAAAAGCCCAATGCATCCGTTAA carries:
- the gca gene encoding grancalcin isoform X2; the encoded protein is MAYPGYGGYGGQMPGMPGQGMPGQGMPGQGMPGQGMPPHGMPGGPMGGPMGGAPPQAGYGSYGGGFPGSYGAPPPAANDPMWASFTAIAGQDGEVDAEELQRCLTQSGFTGSYAPFSLDTCRIMIAMLDRDFTGKMGFSEFKELFTALNGWKQNFMMFDQDRSGTVEPHEMNQALNTMGYRVSPQSLNAIIKRYNKGGRIYFDDYVACCVKLRTLTENFRRRDTMQQGAVTFQYDDFILCTMSI
- the gca gene encoding grancalcin isoform X1, with product MAYPGYGGYGGQMPGMPGQGMPGQGMPGQGMPGQGMPPHGMPGGPMGGPMGGAPPQAGYGSYGGGFPGSYGAPPPAANDPMWASFTAIAGQDGEVDAEELQRCLTQSGFTGSYAPFSLDTCRIMIAMLDRDFTGKMGFSEFKELFTALNGWKQNFMMFDQDRSGTVEPHEMNQALNTMEGHNASKHESQCYRVSPQSLNAIIKRYNKGGRIYFDDYVACCVKLRTLTENFRRRDTMQQGAVTFQYDDFILCTMSI